AGAGCTGCGCGAGGCCTTTAGCAAAGCCCAGCAGGTCCAGCAAGGCGCGCAGCAACTCCAACAAGAGTTGGAGGAAACTGACATTGAAGGGCAGAGCGAAGACGGCCTAGTCAAGGTCGTCATGAGCGGCAACCAGGAACCGCGTCAGGTCGAGATTGCACCCGAGGCTCTCGATAAGGGGGCAGAGGCGCTCTCGGAAGCCGTTACG
Above is a window of Cyanobacteria bacterium QS_8_64_29 DNA encoding:
- a CDS encoding YbaB/EbfC family nucleoid-associated protein → MTDSNERNERGQGFGFGLGKMKELREAFSKAQQVQQGAQQLQQELEETDIEGQSEDGLVKVVMSGNQEPRQVEIAPEALDKGAEALSEAVTAAMKDAYNRSTETMRTRMEDLTSGLQLPGM